A stretch of the Pelodiscus sinensis isolate JC-2024 chromosome 8, ASM4963464v1, whole genome shotgun sequence genome encodes the following:
- the LOC112543494 gene encoding dual specificity protein phosphatase 13A-like gives MAEGDVLLSKDPESAETWTAEDPTVQDLEQLLSTGPYSCNRTDEVWPNLFLGDLVTAHNRFGLWKMGITHVLNAAHGTMFCQGGQDFYGTTIDYYGVPAYDLPDFDISQYFFSAAEFINKALNTPGAKILVHCAVGISRSASLVLAYLMIKHHFPLVKAIKAVKEHRWISPNRGFLKQLQNLDIQLRQTREC, from the exons ATGGCTGAGGGGGATGTGTTGCTCTCCAAGGACCCAGAAAGTGCTGAGACATGGACAGCTGAGGACCCTACAGTTCAAGACCTAGAGCAGCTTTTGAGTACTGGACCATATTCTTGTAACCGCACGGATGAAGTCTGGCCTAACCTCTTCTTAGGAGACCT AGTTACAGCTCACAACAGATTTGGTTTATGGAAGATGGGCATTACCCATGTTTTAAATGCTGCCCACGGCACAATGTTCTGCCAAGGAGGCCAGGACTTTTATGGCACAACCATTGATTACTATGGCGTACCAGCCTATGACCTTCCAGACTTCGACATAAGTCAGTACTTTTTCTCTGCAGCAGAGTTTATAAATAAAGCCTTGAACACACCAGGAG CTAAAATTTTGGTCCACTGTGCAGTTGGAATAAGCAGGTCAGCTTCGTTGGTGTTGGCGTACCTCATGATCAAACATCACTTTCCCTTGGTCAAAGCCATCAAAGCAGTGAAGGAACATCGGTGGATTTCACCCAATCGAGGGTTTCTGAAACAGCTGCAAAATTTGGACATTCAACTACGGCAAACAAGAGAATGTTGA